The nucleotide sequence GTGGATATTACGACACGCTCGGCCCTCCGCGAGATGATCCTGCCTGGCCTGCTCGCAGTAGCGGCCCCGATTGTTGTCGGCGTTGTGCTCCGCTGGGAGGCGGAAGCGGCGTTTCTAATGGTGGGTACGATGTCCGGTATTATCCTGGCAACCATCCTCAATAACGGCGGTGGCGCGTGGGATAATGCGAAGAAGTTCATCGAGGCGGGCCACTTGAAAGATGCCGACGGTAGTGTGATCGGCAAGAATACGGTGGCCCATCACGCGGCGGTGGTCGGTGATACGGTGGGCGATCCGCTCAAGGACACGGCAGGACCGTCCCTCCACGTGCTTATCAAGCTCTTCTCAACGATTACGCTGGTGCTAGCCCCGTTGTTCATCTAGACATGACTTTGGCTAGAGCGGCGAAGCTAACAAGCATTGCCAACCAATAGGGCTTGTAGACAATAGGAATATTATGGTGTAGGGGCGGTTCGCGAACCGCCCCTACGTTTCATTTGGAGGCCAATCCACAGCCTAGGCGGGCCGTCGAAAGAGACCCCCTCTCCCTGGGGAGACCTTTGCGAAACCTAAGGGGAAACGAGAGCGTTCCCTCTCCCTCGACGGGAGAGGGCTAGAGCCTGCCCCGTACTCGATACGGGGGTGAGGGGAAGTCTTATCGGTGCCCACCAAGCATTGCGCGCTTCAGAAAGTCATGGAAAGGGCAGATTTGGGAGTGTTAATCAAAATTGAACTGTTGATAGGTTCTTCCCATGCCTAAACTGTACTTCTATGGCGGCAGCAACGAGATTGGCGGCAATAAAATCCTGCTCGTTGACGGGACAACGAGTCTCTTCTTCGACTTTGGCATCTCCTTCAAGGTACGGAGTCGGTACTTCGAAGAGTTTCTCAATCCGCGACCGGGTTATGGACTGAACGACTTCTTTCAGACGGGCATGCTGCCGCTGCTGCACGGCATCTATCGCACTGACCTGGAACCGGCTGCTGGCTTTTGGAATCGCTGGCAGAAAGAGCCGCACTATCGGACACTGGATCACGTGGACGGCGTGCTGCTGAGCCACGCCCATGTGGACCATACCGGTTCCGTGTCCTTTCTGCGCCCGGATATTCCGCTCTATACCACGGCAATGACGGCGCTGATTTCGAAGGCTATTCAGGATAGCGCGCCTACGGATTTGGAGCGCGAGCTAGTCTATGCCGTGCCGCGCGCGATCAGGGACGGCGTGCTGCGCACCGTCGCGAAAGCCCCGCTGGAGCAGCGCCCAGTCCGCTTTGTTACGGGGCCGCTTTCCCTGGATGCGGAGCGGTTTTGGAATGAGTCTCCTCAGTCCACACGGGAGATGGCCCCTGTAGCCGTGCAAGCGGCTGGCGACACCATCGGCGGCAGCAAGAATAGACTGCGCTGGTATCCCGTTGATCACTCTATCTACGGCGCGGCGGCGTTCGCCGTGGAGACTTCCTCTGGTTGGGTGGCCTATACCGGCGATCTGCGCTGGCATGGGCGGCACAGTGCGCAGACCCGAGAGGCTGTGGCGGCAATGGCGGCGCTCAAGCCCACTATCCTGCTCTGCGAAGGCACGCGCGGCGCCGACACGAATCCGGCGACCGAAGATGGTGTCCAGGCAACCGCGTCGGAAATCGTAAGAGAAGCCCAGGGCAAGCTCGTCTTCGCCGACTTCGGCCCGCGCAACGTGGAACGTCTCCTTATCTTCCACGAGATTGCGCGCGAGACGGGAAGGCAACTCGCCGTGCTGAACAAAGATGGGTACTTGCTGGAGGCCATGCACTACGCCGCGCCGGACGAGGTGCCGGACTTCGGTTCTGTGCCTGGCTTTGTGCTCTACCAGAAGGCGCGTGCCCGCGTCAGCGGCTGGGAGAAGAAGCTGCTGGATCGTCACAACGCGAGGTTAGTGCATGCAGCCGACATTCGCCGCAATCCCGGCGACTACATCCTCTGCTTCTCGTTTTGGGACATCAACGAGCTCGCCAGCCTGGCTCCCATTCCTGCTGTGTACATTTACTCCAGCAGCGAGGCCTTCGACGAGGAGATGCAAATGGACCATCAGCGTCTGCGCAACTGGCTGGACCACTTTGACGTAGAGATCCACGGTCTCGACGAATCGTTGGACGGCCCGCTGCACGCCTCCGGCCACGCCAGCGGCAATGAGTTAATCGACATAATCCGCCAAGTCCGTCCGCAGCGCCTCGTACCCATTCACACGCAAGACCCGTTGTTCTTTATGGAGGCGCTGGCGCGTGATGACATTGAGGTGGCCCTACCTACACGCGATTTGCCCATGCAGGTTTGAGCAAATCCTGGGTTGGCGCCCCGGGCGTGAGCAGACCCGGTGGGCGCAGTCTGCCAGCGGCGCAAACAGGCTTCCCAAGAGTGTCCACCGCTCCTATCGGCTAGTGGCAGGTCGACACCGGTTTCATATCTGAACCGGGCTTGTGATCACCTCTGCGGGAACAAAGCTGTCTCTTGCGCTGGCGTGGACGTGGTCGACGCCCTCGGTGGTGACCTGGGCCAGGGCGGTGTAGTGGGTGCTTTCGCCGCTGACGCCGCTGCGGTTGCCGCCGCCGTGACCGCGCAGCCATTGGGGATCAATGAGTTGCTCGCCCTTCCAGATCCCCTGCGTGGCGAGCAGGTGGCCGAAGCGGGCGATGTCGGCGGCGCACATGACCGCCCAGCCGGGACCGCTCCGCACCACGTGGCCGTTGACGCGATACGGCGGATCGAGGTAGGTGTAGGAGTCCGGGATTGTTGGGTAGAAGTACTGCTGTGATTGCACCGTTTCGCCGGTGTACCAGTCCCAGCTATCCGGCGCAATGCCGATCTTGCCGAAGAGCCGCTCGTCCAGCACGTCTTTGAGGTCGCGGCCCCAGACGTATGTCAGCGCCTGTCCCATGCGCCAGAAGCCGGCGCTGCTGTAATGCTCCTGCGTGCCGGGTGCGGCGTGGGAGTAAAGGTCGTAGAAGGGATCACCAGTCCAATGCGCCCAGGCCGGACACACCTTGTCGGCCTCCTCTTGGCTGAGCCCCGCGCGTCCCTTGGCATACGCGCTGCCAATCTCCATGGGAAAGCCACCCTGATGCGTGCGGCCGTATTTCTCGCCAATGATGTGCCGCGAGGTGAGATTCCTATGATTGCCTTCGTTTAGGTGTTTGTGGGGGTGAGAGAGTTCGCCTTCACCTGTCCACGTCTCATGAATTGGCGCATCGACGTCCAATAGGCCGTCTGCCACCGCAATGCCGAGCAGCACCCACATGAAGGCCTTGCCCATAGATGCCGTTTGGAAGCGGTAGTGCGGATCGCCCCAGGTGTGCACACAGTAGCCGCCCCGGGTGAGCATCACGCCCCACTTGTTGCCGGAGTGGTCCTCGCCGCCAAAGTTGGCGCCGTGAAAGCCCAAGGTGCGCAGCCACGCTTCGAACCTGTGGGGATCGAGGCCCGCTTCAGCGGGAGTGATGCTCTCCCAGTCTTCCTCAGGATAGGTAACCCATTCGGGCAATTCTATGCTCATTAGTGTTTCCTCTCCGTCACCTGGAGCCAGCCTGTCTTGGAGTACGCCTCTGCAACTTCCGATCCTCTGCGAGACCCCAGTAGAGCCTTGAACTCTGTTGTGTGAAACGGTAGCGCAGGTTTGCAACCTGAGCCCAAAGGTAGGAATCCTCAGACCTGATTTGGCGGGATGCTTGTCTTGCTGATTAGTCGCGGCAACTCGAATGGGCGGGGGACAAGCCCCCGCGCTACGGCATTTCGCTCCAATTGGCGCAAAACTAACTCTTGCTTTGGCACATGTCAGGTTGAAGTAGTCCCTACCTTGGCATCTCGCCTTTGCGCCGGTTGGGCCCCGGCCGGAAGTCGGGCACCTGCATGAGCGTGCTGCCCTGCGCGATAGATTCCGAAGCAAGGACGGCAGGAGCGGCCGTGTCCATCGCCTTGTAGACATCGAATTCCTGGGGCACGTTGTGGAGCACCGCATCGCGGAACGTAGCGTGGATGTAGTAGTCCGTATCGCTATGGCCGCTGCCGCGCGCTTCCGCGGGCGCGTCGGTGCGTTGCGGTTTCCAATCCACTTCAGCGTGGTCGTGCATTTGGGCGTCCGCCAACCACAGCTTAGGCGAATCCTTCAGTGAGCGCGCTAATTCGACTGATCCCTTGGTTCCCATGATGTGGCACCAGTGGTTATCGCGAGGCGGCGTGGGCTGCGTGTAGGAGACCGCGAGGCGCATGAGCGTGTCTTTGGCGGTCTTCATGATGGCCAGTTGTATGTCCGGTTGCTGGATTTCGCTATGGATGTAACTCGGCGAACGTGTGCTCATGGCGGTGACTTCCGTGACGCGATCGTCGAGCACCATGAGGATGGGGCTAAGTTCGTGGGGTAGGTAGTGAATGGGCGGCATGTGATTGATCCACGATGGCTCAGCATCGGGATTGTTCGCGACATCGTCAATTGGCACGAGCTGCGCCGAGCCGCGCAATCGATGGTACCGCGCCGGTTCCTTGTAGCCGATGTATTGACCTTCGCAGAAGGTAATCTTGCCCAGCTTCCCCTCCCGCACCAATTCGCGCCAGGCGGCGAACTCGCCGGAGTGGCGGCGCTGCTCGCCAAGCTGGTAGATCTTGCCGCTGCGCTCGGCTGCCAGCACAATGCGCCAGCAGTCTTCCATCGTATGCGCGGCGGGTACCTCGGAATTGACGTGCTTGCCGGCTTCCAGCGCCTGCGCCGCCAGCGCGCCCTGCTCCTTGCAGCGGACCGTCAGGGCTACGGCATCCACATTGTCATCGGCCAGAAAATCTTCGTAATTGTCGTAGACCGCTATTGATTCCGGCTCTTTCAACGGCTCAAGCGACATTTCATGCAGCTCAGTGAGCGGGTCGCAGATCGCCGTCACGCGATAGCCGTTGAAGTTGTCCAACATCTTCAACCAGTGGCGGCCGCGCGCGCCGAGTCCGGTTAGGCCGATACGAATTTCATCCACGACAGTTCTCCAATTCTCGCTTACATACGCTGTTTGTTGGTCAACAGGGCAAATTCGATCACTGTGCCACTCAGCATCGGCTCAATCCTTGCGACCGGCCACCTGCGTGAGTCTTTGGCCGACACGAGTGCTACAAGCGTGCTTACAAAGCTATAGGAAGCACCTGTGTCAATGACTAGCCGAGAGATACAGTGAGTGCGTACAGTATACCAGCGCGGACGCGAAAGCTGGACTCTTGAAAATGGGAGATCCTGACCGAAGGACGTACACGCGACAAGACGTTAAGCGCGGGGTACGGCCAGCAATGGCGGGTGAATTGCGCGCATGCGCGGAGGTTTCCGCAAGTGGACCCACTTGCAAGGCTGAGCGCTACACGCGACCGGGGGAATATTCCTTCGCCACGCGGTCCAATTCGCGCTGGGCGTCCTTAGCGGCCAAGGCCTGCCGCTTGTCGTAGAGTTTCTTGCCGCGCGCCACCGCAATCTCTACCTTGACCCGACCGTTGCGCAGGTAGAGCCGGATCGGGATGACCGTTTGTCCCTTCATTTGGGTATGCCGAAACAAGGTGCCGATTTGGTCTTTGTGGAGCAGGAGCTTGCGGGCCCGGGTCGGTTCGTGATTGACATAGCCGCCCCGCTGGTACGGTGAAATGTGCACATTCCAAAGCCACGCCTCGCGATTGATTATGCGCACAAAGCCTTCAGCCAAATTGACACGGCCAGCGCGAATAGACTTCACTTCAGTACCCAGAAGGTTAAGGCCGGCCTCGAATGTGGCGTCGATGTGGTAGTCGTGAAAGGCGCGGCGGTTCGTCGCCACCACCAGGTTGTTGGGGTCGCGGACTTTCTCCGCCCGTCGTGCTTTCTTGGTCTTTGCGGTAGCCATGAATACAGCATGCCACAGGATTGCCGAAGAGGGAAGATTGCGGCAGTGGCGGAAAAGAGTCCCGGAGGTCGCAGGGCGGCAGAACTGCACAATGCTGCTGAGGCTACTCAGCGAAGGCGAATTTCCTTAGATAGCGCCGGGCTTCTTGCGTGCGGGGGTAGCGATTTACAATGTCCCAGAAGCGCCGATTGTGCCCCGGCTCAACGAGATGGGCCATCTCATGCATGAGCACGTAGTCACGCACCCACTCCGGGACTTCAGTGAGATGGTGCGAAAGGCGGATGGTCTTGCGACGCACGCTACAACTGCCGAAGCGGGAGTTTTGGTTGGTTACGTAGGTGACTGAGACAATCTCCAGCTTGCCCGCAAAGTATTGCGCATTGAGTTCAGCGGCGCGCTTGAGGAGCGGATCGCCGTCGTTGAGCATCTGCTGGGTTTCGCGGCGTTCAACCCGTTCGATGATTGTCGCGACGTAGTGCTCTTCTTGTTCCCTGGTGAGGCGAGCGGGTACGTGGACACGTAGCTTGCCATGCTTGAATTCACCGGTAACGGTCTTGCTGCGCCGGGCGCTGCGGACAATTTCGATGTCTTGAGGGTCTATCTTGAACATACGGATTACAGGATGAGTTGAGCGTACCGTTCACCTCTAAGTGAGGGAATCTGGAGTGTAAAATACCGGTCTGAGAGACGGAAGGACGGGGTATGAAGGTCAGAAATGTACGCAGTTCCTACGGCAGGGCGGTCCCGGTCTTAGCCTTGATCATATCGGAAAACGTCATCTTGGCGGAGACCATTTCACCGAGGATGCGCTCAAGGGCCATACCGTGGCTGCATAGTCCGTAGATCGTGAAAAAGTCGCAGTCACAGTGCCATTCCCCGTCCTTGAATGAGACCTCGTGTTCGTTGTTGTCACCACGCACGCGCACCGTGAATGCTGAAAAGCTAAAACGATCTCGTTCTTCGGTATAACGGTTAGCTTTCTCCACTTTGCCAATCAGACTGGAATACATTAAAGCCCCCTTGTTCTAGTGATCCGGATCGGCACACACTGTGCATCTAATAAAGCACCAGCGAATTGCGGCAAGCGTGCTGTGCGTGGGAGATTGCGCCGGTGAAGTGAGGAAATTGCAAGTAAACGTGGCGTCTGCGCAGTATCTTGCCCTTAAGTCTCAGTATACTCAGAGGGTTCTATAGGGTCAACGGTATTGTGAACGTGTTTGGTTCCAGCTAGAATACAGGCAAGAGGCAGATTTGAGCATTGCCGGAGGTGAATGTTCCGTAGCTTAACCGCCAACATTACGATGGTCAAGAACACGACCGGTTGCTGGTAAGTGTGGCCCGCAATGAACAGCATCAACAAGCGTGTTCTGGTATTGAATCTTGACTATCGACCGCTGAATATCTGCAACGTGCGGCGGGCGTTTGTGCTCTTGCTCACCGGCAAGGCGGAAGTAGTCGAACAGTACGCGGATGACTTGATATCAGCCGAAGCCCGCTACACACGCCCTTCAGTGATCAAACTGCATTACTTAGTCAAGCGGCCTCCCACCGGGCCTCGATTGGTTCGCCAGGAGGTCTTTCGCCGCGATAGTCATACGTGCCAGTACTGCGGGGTGCAAGCACGGGAACTCACGATAGACCACGTGATGCCTCGCCACCGCGGCGGCGGTCACACCTGGGAAAACCTCGTTTCCGCCTGTAAGGACTGCAACCACCGCAAAGGCGGGCGCACTGCCGAAGAAGCGCGCATGCGCTTGTTGGCGAGGCCGGGCAAGCCACGGCTCAACGGCTACCTTGCCCATCTCCGCTTCGTGCCTTCCCCGCCTCACGAGTCCTGGGTGCCGTTCCTGTATCCCGGCAATCCCACCTAGCCCAAGGTACCTGTTTGGGTGCGCATTGCGCATCTTGGCAGCGCTCTGGCTGCGAGATGCCGTAGCTTGGAACGCACTTCCGGGATGCGGATTCGATCTACTTCTAAACCTTCACACAGTTCTTTGAGATTGGCCCTGCAAATCTGACCGTCACTTGCATTGAAGACGCTCGCAGACCCACTAAGTCTGTGACTTGTCGGCTTCAGATGGCGGCAATTTCCTTTCAAGAAAATCTGCGCTTTGTCCAATCCCCCTTGACAAGCCGGAAGACTTTCCTTTTAATGACTATAGTTATCATTAACTTATTGATAACGCTTGTCGTTATGATTAGTGTTAACTGGATGAGGCATAGGAATGAACAGACAGCAGCAGTTGACGCGCCGCAGGATTCTGACCCTTGGCGCCATGGGAACCGGCGGCCTGCTCCTCGCCGCCTGCGGCGTTGGCACGTCGCAGCCGGCAGAGACCGCAGCAGCGATGCCAGAAAAAGAGGTCGAGTCGGCGTTCGCGCCGGTCACGATTGAGAATTGTGGCGTGAGCACAACGTACGAACAGCCGCCGCAACGCGCCGTAGCCATGGCACAACACGCCACGGAAGTGATGTTAACGTTGGGGTTGCAGGATCACATGGTCGGCACGGCGTACCTGGAAGACCCAATCTTGCCTGATCTCGCTGACGCGTACCAACAGATACCTGTGCTCTCGGAACTATACCCTTCCCGAGAGGTATTCTTGGGAGTGGAACCAGACTTCCTCTACGCCGGTTGGGTGAGCGCCTTCCGCGATGAGGTGGCCGGCCCGCGCGAGGCCTTGTTGGAACTGAACATAAACTCATATGTTGCCCAGGCAAATTGCCTGGAACGCAAGGCCACCATTGAGGACGTATTTGTTGACTTCTTAAGTATAGGCAAGATTTTCGGTGTGCCGGAGCGTGCGGAAGCCTATGTAGCCGGCATCCGGGAGCGGTTAGCGGAAGTTCATACCAAGACGCAGCCGGCGGATCCGAAGGTCACGGTTTTCGTCTTCGACAGCGACAACGAAGCGCCGTATACGGCCGCCGGTACAGGCATC is from Chloroflexota bacterium and encodes:
- a CDS encoding exonuclease gives rise to the protein MPKLYFYGGSNEIGGNKILLVDGTTSLFFDFGISFKVRSRYFEEFLNPRPGYGLNDFFQTGMLPLLHGIYRTDLEPAAGFWNRWQKEPHYRTLDHVDGVLLSHAHVDHTGSVSFLRPDIPLYTTAMTALISKAIQDSAPTDLERELVYAVPRAIRDGVLRTVAKAPLEQRPVRFVTGPLSLDAERFWNESPQSTREMAPVAVQAAGDTIGGSKNRLRWYPVDHSIYGAAAFAVETSSGWVAYTGDLRWHGRHSAQTREAVAAMAALKPTILLCEGTRGADTNPATEDGVQATASEIVREAQGKLVFADFGPRNVERLLIFHEIARETGRQLAVLNKDGYLLEAMHYAAPDEVPDFGSVPGFVLYQKARARVSGWEKKLLDRHNARLVHAADIRRNPGDYILCFSFWDINELASLAPIPAVYIYSSSEAFDEEMQMDHQRLRNWLDHFDVEIHGLDESLDGPLHASGHASGNELIDIIRQVRPQRLVPIHTQDPLFFMEALARDDIEVALPTRDLPMQV
- a CDS encoding serine hydrolase, with the protein product MSIELPEWVTYPEEDWESITPAEAGLDPHRFEAWLRTLGFHGANFGGEDHSGNKWGVMLTRGGYCVHTWGDPHYRFQTASMGKAFMWVLLGIAVADGLLDVDAPIHETWTGEGELSHPHKHLNEGNHRNLTSRHIIGEKYGRTHQGGFPMEIGSAYAKGRAGLSQEEADKVCPAWAHWTGDPFYDLYSHAAPGTQEHYSSAGFWRMGQALTYVWGRDLKDVLDERLFGKIGIAPDSWDWYTGETVQSQQYFYPTIPDSYTYLDPPYRVNGHVVRSGPGWAVMCAADIARFGHLLATQGIWKGEQLIDPQWLRGHGGGNRSGVSGESTHYTALAQVTTEGVDHVHASARDSFVPAEVITSPVQI
- a CDS encoding Gfo/Idh/MocA family oxidoreductase, translating into MDEIRIGLTGLGARGRHWLKMLDNFNGYRVTAICDPLTELHEMSLEPLKEPESIAVYDNYEDFLADDNVDAVALTVRCKEQGALAAQALEAGKHVNSEVPAAHTMEDCWRIVLAAERSGKIYQLGEQRRHSGEFAAWRELVREGKLGKITFCEGQYIGYKEPARYHRLRGSAQLVPIDDVANNPDAEPSWINHMPPIHYLPHELSPILMVLDDRVTEVTAMSTRSPSYIHSEIQQPDIQLAIMKTAKDTLMRLAVSYTQPTPPRDNHWCHIMGTKGSVELARSLKDSPKLWLADAQMHDHAEVDWKPQRTDAPAEARGSGHSDTDYYIHATFRDAVLHNVPQEFDVYKAMDTAAPAVLASESIAQGSTLMQVPDFRPGPNRRKGEMPR
- the smpB gene encoding SsrA-binding protein SmpB, which gives rise to MATAKTKKARRAEKVRDPNNLVVATNRRAFHDYHIDATFEAGLNLLGTEVKSIRAGRVNLAEGFVRIINREAWLWNVHISPYQRGGYVNHEPTRARKLLLHKDQIGTLFRHTQMKGQTVIPIRLYLRNGRVKVEIAVARGKKLYDKRQALAAKDAQRELDRVAKEYSPGRV
- a CDS encoding M48 family metallopeptidase, encoding MFKIDPQDIEIVRSARRSKTVTGEFKHGKLRVHVPARLTREQEEHYVATIIERVERRETQQMLNDGDPLLKRAAELNAQYFAGKLEIVSVTYVTNQNSRFGSCSVRRKTIRLSHHLTEVPEWVRDYVLMHEMAHLVEPGHNRRFWDIVNRYPRTQEARRYLRKFAFAE
- a CDS encoding HNH endonuclease, which codes for MNSINKRVLVLNLDYRPLNICNVRRAFVLLLTGKAEVVEQYADDLISAEARYTRPSVIKLHYLVKRPPTGPRLVRQEVFRRDSHTCQYCGVQARELTIDHVMPRHRGGGHTWENLVSACKDCNHRKGGRTAEEARMRLLARPGKPRLNGYLAHLRFVPSPPHESWVPFLYPGNPT
- a CDS encoding ABC transporter substrate-binding protein, which codes for MNRQQQLTRRRILTLGAMGTGGLLLAACGVGTSQPAETAAAMPEKEVESAFAPVTIENCGVSTTYEQPPQRAVAMAQHATEVMLTLGLQDHMVGTAYLEDPILPDLADAYQQIPVLSELYPSREVFLGVEPDFLYAGWVSAFRDEVAGPREALLELNINSYVAQANCLERKATIEDVFVDFLSIGKIFGVPERAEAYVAGIRERLAEVHTKTQPADPKVTVFVFDSDNEAPYTAAGTGIVNALLEEAGGINIFADVEGDFATVNWESVIERNPDVIVLHDATWSTADEKREFLVNSEALASIKAIQDQRYVVVPFTATQPGPRSIDVIETLFKGFYPAQAG